In the genome of Engraulis encrasicolus isolate BLACKSEA-1 chromosome 21, IST_EnEncr_1.0, whole genome shotgun sequence, the window TTATCTCGGAACTAGCTTACGAATCTGATGACAGGGCATCATGTCAATAAACTTGCAATGGCAAGCGAATATGTTCGCAACATTCTAACTATCAGTAACTGGGCGACAGGGAGTATTGGGTAAACAAAACTGTGTTGCTACAAAACGGGAAACCATAAAGCTAGATGTCAGTTTTGCTTGCTATCTACTTACAGGAACCCTGTCAGGATACTTCTTCCTGattttctctccctctgaccGCCTCTTCTCAAAGGGGTGCTCTTCTTTGTACTGAAACTTCATTGTTGATTTTCCGCCTAAATGTCCACAAATGAAGATCGAATGGAAGCAGCCAGCGATAAGAACTAGACCTAGGTGTGTAGTTCTCTGATGTTTTCTTGGTGCGCCTGTGGCGGATGGATACAATAACAAACTACGTAAACTGCGCAAATCAGCTGTCCATGTCGTTCGACTACGTCGACTTCGGTCCACGTCGTATATTCCAACTGCAATATATCTGCGTCTGTTTCGACTACATATTCAAAGCAAGACGTAAATGCAGTTGTTTGTACACCACTTGCAACATAAAGGCCACATGTGTCACATAATGTGTGACTCGCAACACCAGTTTGATTTGAGAACTATTTGATCTTTGCCAAAGCCAAGGCAGCGCAAGACGCCTAGTTCTGGTCGTTCGTGATACGACAGTCATATGACTGAGATAGTTAAATTTCCGGTAGGTGGAGGAGAATGACTAAGTAAGAGCGTGACAATAATTAGTTATAATAAATGTTACCAAACTTTGCCCATACATATTTTATTAtgtaaaggtagagtatgtatgTAGGATAGTGGCTAGAGCactgctatgctgctcattgcaactataTAATGCTGCCCATTCCAAAATGCTAATCTCATTAGTTTACTAAGCAaactgaccaaagtacagtagcctacattttacagCTACAGTAAAGATGcccattactggaaattcaaactgACTGACTATTTTGAAGATCCACTTTTTATGTATCAGAAATGTGATATTACATAATGAAACTGATGGTGGTGGAAAACACTCACCTTTAACACAGGGCACACACTCGCATGTACCAGttgtccatccattcatccatggatggacaactgaccccggagccacatgcggcccaggctcACAGAGGTCTGGAGTACTGCAGGCATCCTCCATAGAGCCAGGTAATTGTTGGAGCATTTATTGTTTCAATATCAATGGcggcattgaggagtcacagggcaAATTATAGACTATGTTGAGTCTTTAGAAatgaacagaaaatgtttttgaaggaatttgttggtggcaaggacaTAATGAAAGCAATGCCTTCTGCTGGCGAAGCCAACGCGTGCTCTCCCAGATCTACAATGTAGTAGTGGACCCACTAAGCTGTGTGGAACTGCACAGGTCAGGCAAGTGAGGcaacaattaggcctacagtaaatgggAGCACTTTGCACTTTCTTTTAAACCACTCTCTCTTAAACCACTTTCTCTCTTTGTTGCATCTTTAGCTTCTCTTATATCCAACTAGCTGAAGTACAGTCATGTGGTCCTCaaatggtggcgatgaaaaataTGTCCCTTCACATCTTGAAAATTGCCCAGTTCACACATAAAAGTTCAATAGAAGTTCACACAAGTTGCCCACCAATGCAATAGgcaattcagacacacacacagtttttttttttttaactgagtgATTTTCTATTAGTATTTCCTTCTCGCCAAACGTGTGGGGTGCAATCTCAACATTGCCAGCAGATGGCAGACTAAACTTGTGTGCTCCAGtccagtagccaggccgtgccctcctattgatgcaacagcttcagcgttgctaccagtcaggtcaagagcaatgcaaccaactttctgagttcccgtaaaatcgggaactcctctcactgtgttgggaagcaaacaatcattggcaaaccaagggaggccgtttgggaaatgttaattgttatgctcttggtcagaccaagtctcgaagagatttgaaagttgatgataatcagcctACCAGTCCAGAGCCATGGATAATTCTTTATAACTTTGGTGTGCTCCAGAGTGTGTTGAGCCTGGGTAGACCctcctttaaaaaataaaataaaataaaataaaagcttgGTATATAGGCAATGATATggggttagtagtagtagtagtagtaatgaaaaataataattaacaaCGCCACTACATCTTGATACTGACGTGTTTTATTAGTATCACGCACAGAACCGGGTACTGAGCCTGAGCGAGCTGCCTTGAGCACCCAGACTACAATGGTTCAACTGCCGCCCTGTCTGGACCACACAGACAGGTGCAAAAGGGGAGGGTTTTCAAAAATTGccgtttaaaaaacaaaacaaaaaaacacaaaaaaaaacataaaacatgaaaattaAGGATGGACTCTGGGTAGCTGTTGCTCAGTCATCAGTTCAATCAACGAAGTGCAAGTTCCATGAATTCAAGTTACGTTGTTATGAAACATGAAGGGGGGAGCATGGGTCTTCCCATCGGATAGGTCTGGGACAACCCTGTTCTCGTCCATAAGGATAAAGAGGGTGGAAAAACGAAAtccaaaattaaaacaaaaacaaaacaaaaaacaaagcaaggCATCCATAAACAGGTTCAGCATCCTTTTCCTCGTCCCTTGCCATTTTTTGTTGTCCTTTTGGTGTTCTCAAAAAATGCGTCAACTCAGTCAAGACTAGAGTCGATGTCCAAGACTACGCAGGATGGATGTAAAGTGAGTGATACCAATCATGTGGAATTACATttcacagatttttttctttaaaaaacaaaacaaaatgacaagtcTCAATTTTCAGTTCTCACGATTGCCCCATGTGTACAGCAGTCAATATCTACATCACATACATTCCTTGTAATacgttatctttttttttttcaccataaAAGTACCTCAAATTTTTAAAAGTCCCACAACTTCCACCTGAAAAACAAAACCCTTAATTTTAACCAGTACAATAGTGAACTGGTGTCCTTAGAAGCAAGAGGCATACAAATTCAAAAGGCTTGTGGTCAGCACTACAGACAGGGGTCTGCAGTTTTTAGTCCGTTCGTCCAAAAAGATACTGATGTTCTTGGTGGCATTCAGAGCTAGCTCAACAAACCTGACAAAAAAAATTGGGCGTGGAGAGGAAGGGGGGCAGAAAAACAAAACTTGCAATGCGTAATAATAAGAACTGTCCTCTTGTTcctcagcactcacacacaccgcctTGCAGAACAataaaacatacacactcacgcacgcacacacatgcacacacacacgcacacgaaagcACGCCTATGCatgcgcaggcacacatgcacgcacacatacacacacacacaaaacaaacaaacgcaaacacacacacacacacacacacacacacacacacacacacacacacacacacacaaagcagatgtATGCTCAAGGTGAGCACccttttctccacacacacacacaactgtaagGCTGGGGACTCAAACGAAAAAAAGGAGAGTAAAATTGGGATAAACAAAGAAAACGAAACTAAAAGAAGAAGTATTCCAAGGTTTCGCTCGGCCCGGTCAGTCCCCATCCAACCCTGCGTTATGTGTCCATCTgaattgtctgtctctctgtctgtgaccCCTCTGAGCATGTGTGTCGCTCCAGGACGAGGTCAGCAGTatgtgagagatagatagagatgtagagagatacagagagagagagagagaagagagagagaagagagagagaagagagagaggcaaagaggcaTCAGTTAGGCAGGATGGGGTGTGATGAGCTGGGCACTGGGCAGGGAGGGCGGCTGTGAGTAGAGCAGATGCCACCAGCCCTCTCCCCTTGCCAGCTGCGCCATCACCACAGCCGATGCTGGTGGAGGTTTCGACTGAGGACCGACCGGACGTCCGCCGTGAATCTGCCACACAGGAACACACGTCTTAGTAATTTGACACAGTATAATGATCATTATCATAATGACTATACATGCATTATTATGTATTAATACTATAATACTACACAACCAATGAGTTGTATACTGTTAATAGTATATATTAAGATATGAAACAataacaaccacaacaaccatTATTAATCTTGACTAAACGATCATGATAAATTAACTATCACCAATGGCCTGGCCTGGCTATTGTGACTGAAGTTCTTCCACGGATTTAATCTGACCAAATCACAAATCACAGCGCTTTCTCCACTGACTTTACTACAAGTGGGGCCAGTGACAGAGCTAGTGTGTCTTTGTCTTATAGCCGTCTCATAGCGTTTCTCAACGACATCGTTGtcaaccaagttagcaacttacttggttgaacTGCTATTTctcattggaaacctagtaagctgctaactggttagcagcaatgctttcgagaaacggggtcctgattTGAACTTGATTACAAGGTAGATACAAACTTGgcccagggttcccactctaattcagatataaaattccatgattttccatgactttccagacccaaaaagcagaatttccatgaccacttccgtaaaaaaaaagtgtgaaaattGAAGATTATCTTCATCCCTAGAGCCGACgtcgagccaccgccagacttcagtgggctcattgcattctagaatgttgcacattacagcatgAAACTGGTGAAGCTTTGTAGTATAATCAGTGAAACAATGttacacaccaaacaaaaaagtttctgcttttacacaactgctaagaaaattccatgatattccatgactgtgcatgcaaaatggtaaaattccatgactggaaaaacttttatgaaaatccatgatattccagaaattccatgacccgtgggaaccctgttggCCAGACTGACTTGGTTGCCACATGTGGAGTGTCACAAGAGCCCAGGCTACCAATGGTCATTGATTGGCATGCAGCTCTTTACAGGTCcactgtaggatggtggtcagagtaccGATAGCTATTACAACGATGTATCTcatcgaaactgtgctgcctagtgccagatttgatcttttcatgaatatttactcgtTAATAAACTACTATTTACTAGTGTGCCGAAAGGacggtacgttttgcagctaaacattttaatactggaaattcaaaatggcggacatggagacgaTCCCCCTTCTCAAGCATGGAAAGTGTacgtaattttcccagtcataatgaatacttagaatttgatggtggtggtaagtattcgtcaaaaaaaggtaacatttgagaatgggcagcataaatgctggaaataaaccaataaaaaatgtacacattgcacctttaactTTAACACCTTTAACAGTGTCTAAACATTTGGACAGACGGTCAACACTTGAGTCACAGGCCTTTCATAAAATTCCACAACAGTCAGATGTTGAGGCTCACCTTAGTGCATCTAGCATAGGCAGCAGGTTTAGAAGTGCAGTATCGCTTGGGTCGCTGAACCACGACTTTATTGGTATTGCATtgtctgaaaaacaaaaacacacgcgcgcgcacacacacacacgcacacacacacacacaataagaaggTGGAAGGTAATCCCTTCCGCTCAACTGTAGGCCATGAATTTTGCAACACAGCATGCAAAGCACAAGCTAGCTAAATAATTAAGCAATTTCTCTAATACCATTGTGTAAAACCTGTAAGAGTGTACCGACGGGAAtattcgggcagtgaaagttctatagaattctgggtgccattcaataaaatatggcATTTTACAATCTTTTTATAAAatattcaaaaacccacactcttaaaggttaagagaagagggaaaaaattgTGGTGCCCCCAAATGCTGGCTCATGTTTATTAGTTAGTCTGACGCAACGGGGGGACTTGGACTTCATGAGAGCggcgcaaggtcacatattggaatgcaccgtgtgtgtgtgtgtgtgtgtgtgtgtgtgtgttccagtaccAGAGAGGATGTGTGTTCTATTGCTCTATGTGTgttccattgctgtgtgtgtgtgtgtgtgtgtgtgtgtgtgtgtgtgtgtgtgtgtgtgtgtgtgtgtgtgtgtgtgtgtgtgtgtgtgtgtgtgtgtgtgtgtgtgtgtgtgtgtgtgtgtgtgtgtgtgtgagtgtgagtgagtgagttttaaGGGCTGGAAGTTATGTCATGGCCAAATGTGTTGGgaaacacacaccatacacaaaaCGGTGGAGTGGCACAACTGGTTTGACCGAGCCAGTGACTCTGCTGGCCTTTGTCAATAATTACCAACTACTGGGTAAATGTTTACGAGGCAGAAACGACACAAGAGATaatcaggggagagagagagagagagagagagagagagagagagagagagagagagagagagagagagagagagacagagagagaatatatcagtattagtttgtgtgtgtgtgcttgcacgtgtatGACAAGAGATAAAGAGCGTTGGTGtttgtacacacacgtgtgtgtgtgtatgtgtgtgtgtgtgtgtgtgtgtgtgtctgtgtgtgtgtgtgtgtgtgtgtgtgtgtgtgtgtgtgtgtgtgtgtgtgtgtgtgtgtgtgtgtgtgtctgtgtctgtgtgtgtgtgtctgtgtgtgtgtgtgtgtgtgtgtgtgtgtgtgtgtgtgtgtgtgtgtgtgtgtgtgtgtgtgtgtgtgtgtctgtgtctgcttctgCAGTACCTGGATGGCTGCGGTAGGCGCCTGGCGAGTTGTCCAGGATGACTACACTGGACAGGTCATCGTGGACCACAGCAAGGTCTTTTACGTAACTACCTAAATCCAGCGTGCAATGCTGatgaaggggagggaggagagagaacacacacacacacacgcaaaacctgTTGTTATCAACTCATCGGTCCAAAATACCTGCACACATATGATCATCCAGTCATTTTTAGGCATTGGTGGGTTTAAAAAACTAACTGACAGCGATGAAAGAGCAAATTATTATTTCATCATTCTTTTTTTGAGGAAGAGAAGCCTGTCTACATCATCATTTTATGATTCTCATTAGATGATGTAAAGACACCTGTGATGTAAAGACACCTAAACACTGGGGTACCTGTCTATAGTATCGCCGCTTCAGGATCCCTCTGTTGTTATCCAGCTTGTCTGCCACGGCAGAGCCGTAGATCTCCATACTGGCAGTAAACACCACCAGCTCATACCACTGACTGACCTGCAAACACAACCAAACATTAAGAGGTTATTACGGtaacaaaagggtagttcctcgcgcttctgctttatcatctggtgcatcgacgggagagaggcaggaaatcttcacttgaaggacaacaccggagcagcacagatgtatttctttgtgttttttattcaagtgcccaacatgactaacgtttcgatggttagaccatcttcatcagagtccatcactatggactctgatgaagatggtctaaccatcgaaacgttagtcatgttgtgcacttgaataaaaaacacaaagaaatacatctgtgctgctccggtgttgtccttcaagtgaaggtTATTACGGTAGTCAGTACTCAAAGCAGAGCCCCTGTGCAAAAATTGATATGCAGCgtttcccccccccccgaaatctcaatatttctcgaaaaaaaaaaactactaaatctaaaacatttaataaaaaattgagagaaaataccacatttaaattaatcctgtttcaattatttaatccaaaggtgatctAAATATTCcccctattcacacccctcttcacacacactcttcacattaatcgcaattaatcgattaatcctTTGCATCCCTAGGTGCTTATGATTTGCGgtcaaagtaatccaagtaaaaggAGGATAAATCACCACACactctttgctggtagtttattaagTGAACAACGTGTTTTGtaattgcttcatcaggttcgcCCATAGGTGATAAAAGTGATTAGGAGATTACTAGTCAGGTGTTATTCATCACATCAATTGCACTGTGGAGAAGGATGCCTGCGCTTCAGTCTGAGTGTGCTGCCCATGGTTGAGGACGACAGAatcaagacaaactgggctacttctcatcGACTCAAGCCACGGGTGACTGGAGCAGCATTTTTGTTGGTAGAAGTTTTTGGGTGGCCCGACGTTTTGATGCATCTGTGCCTTCTCCAGAGTAAAAAACTCCAGAATAACAATTACACAGTGCTTTTATTATGCCAACGTCTATTGAGAAAGTCAGAGGCATGCCCTTTTCTCGCCTTTTGATCTCAGAGACTCTGAAGGTCTGCCGTGTGACCGTGAACGATTTTTGTTTGAACAGGCACAGAACGGGTAGACAA includes:
- the LOC134437153 gene encoding CTD nuclear envelope phosphatase 1A, whose amino-acid sequence is MLKTRQWLLGVRTFLSVTSRIWGFFMYILRKHLRTIIQYQTVRYDTLPLSPISRNRLNAVKRKVLVLDLDETLIHSHHDGVLRPTVRPGTPPDFILKVVIDKHPVRFFVHKRPHVDFFLEVVSQWYELVVFTASMEIYGSAVADKLDNNRGILKRRYYRQHCTLDLGSYVKDLAVVHDDLSSVVILDNSPGAYRSHPDNAIPIKSWFSDPSDTALLNLLPMLDALRFTADVRSVLSRNLHQHRLW